One Pristiophorus japonicus isolate sPriJap1 chromosome 19, sPriJap1.hap1, whole genome shotgun sequence genomic window carries:
- the LOC139229840 gene encoding E3 ubiquitin-protein ligase TRIM69-like isoform X2, whose product MLKEQAKAFTEGQLKQKHNISALEKTFVTEMNHVKQCFTEISQFVQGQEQSLVEKLEEKKENNLKRMEVRLGEFQEHLTSTGAEIVKIEKQMEEQDNLKFLQGLSLLKQRSPEDVKVLGDISEDISLEMLKGPLQYSVWKELRDLIKPGLASLTLNPATASPWLVLSEDLTSVRHGDGKQQLPDDPRRFDPCPCVLSSDGFTSGQHYWEVNVGSKTTWTVGVANESINRKGDIILSPPNGYWAVGLRNGAKYKAFTSSLCDLHPDGKPREIGVYLDYEGGQVSFYNADGMTHLHTFSHSFTEKLFPFFSPGLDRGGKNAEPLQLRHAVVANPRAGGEEDGAGQCSEREREDATIGAPAGNARDPHLDGSTWQWAWLCFGLLVSLGAASPGSANFTEVYLVGCSMLGCVGLCWSLLDNRGLAGVSWVYCGVLGYAGLCCFVLTRAGLVGACLVTLSLVGLWLASLGYVRPFWIPLSFAGFLGLFWLLDNDVWMWWVCCGLLGHAGSSLALLGYDTLAEIVWWCCGTKGYIGLCLLLVSFCGFAGLCWIALGIAGLCLAMIRNVEHHWVMAGLLGYNGVWCALVGNAELSAVTLGIVSLSWSCWASYSR is encoded by the exons ATGCTGAAGGAACAAGCGAAAGCCTTCACTGAGGGTCAACTTAAACAAAAACACAACATTTCAGCGCTGGAG aaaacatttgtgaCTGAGATGAACCACGTCAAACAATGTTTCACTGAAATAAGCCAGTTTGTCCAAGGACAAGAGCAAAGTTTGGTGGAAAAACTGGAGGAAAAGAAGGAAAACAATTTGAAAAGGATGGAAGTAAGATTGGGGGAGTTCCAGGAACATTTGACATCCACTGGAGCAGAAATTGTAAAAATAGAGAAACAGATGGAGGAACAAGACAACTTAAAATTCCTGCAG gGATTAAGTTTGCTAAAGCAGAG GTCTCCAGAAGACGTTAAGGTACTAGGCGATATATCTGAAGATATCTCCTTGGAGATGTTGAAAGGTCCTTTACAGTACAGCGTGTGGAAAGAATTGAGGGACCTTATCAAACCAG GCCTTGCGTCACTGACTCTGAACCCTGCCACGGCAAGCCCGTGGCTTGTTTTGTCCGAGGACCTGACCAGTGTGAGACACGGGGACGGGAAGCAGCAACTGCCCGATGACCCGCGGAGATTTGACCCCTGCCCCTGCGTCCTCAGCTCCGACGGATTCACATCGGGGCAGCACTATTGGGAGGTGAATGTGGGCAGCAAGACCACCTGGACTGTGGGGGTGGCCAATGAGTCAATCAACAGGAAGGGGGATATCATACTGTCGCCTCCCAATGGCTACTGGGCTGTGGGACTGAGGAACGGAGCTAAATACAAGGCCTTCACCTCGTCGCTGTGCGATCTCCATCCGGACGGGAAACCCAGGGAGATTGGCGTTTACCTGGACTACGAGGGGGGGCAAGTCTCCTTCTACAATGCCGATGGCATGACCCACCTTCACACTTTCAGCCACTCGTTCACCGAGAAACTCTTTCCCTTCTTCAGCCCGGGACTCGACCGTGGCGGGAAGAACGCTGAACCCCTTCAGCTCCGCCACGCGGTGGTCGCAAACCCCCGTGCcgggggggaggaggatggagCCGGTCAGTGCTCGGAGCGCGAGCGGGAAGACGCGACAATCGGTGCTCCTGCTGGGAACGCTCGCGACCCACACTTGGATGGGAGCACCTGGCAGTGGGCGTGGCTCTGCTTCGGCCTGCTGGTCTCTCTGGGAGCTGCCTCGCCAGGCAGTGCGAATTTCACCGAGGTGTACTTGGTGGGCTGCAGTATGCTGGGGTGtgtcggtttgtgctggtccctgcTGGATAATCGAGGCCTGGCGGGGGTTTCCTGGGTCTACTGTGGTGTGCTGGGCTACGCTGGGTTGTGCTGCTTCGTGCTGACCCGTGCCGGGCTTGTCGGGGCCTGCTTGGTTACGCTGAGCTTAGTTGGGTTGTGGCTGGCTTCATTAGGTTACGTGAGGCCTTTCTGGATCCCGCTAAGCTTCGCGGGTTTTCTTGGACTATTCTGGTTGTTGGATAATGACGTTTGGATGTGGTGGGTCTGCTGTGGGTTGCTGGGGCACGCTGGGTCAAGCTTGGCTTTGTTGGGCTACGACACCCTTGCTGAAATTGTCTGGTGGTGTTGTGGTACCAAGGGCTACATCGGCTTATGTCTTCTGCTGGTCAGCTTCTGTGGATTCGCCGGCTTGTGCTGGATTGCACTTGGCATCGCCGGGCTCTGCTTGGCTATGATCAGAAATGTTGAGCACCATTGGGTTATGGCTGGCTTGCTGGGGTACAATGGAGTATGGTGTGCCTTGGTGGGCAATGCAGAGCTTTCTGCGGTTACGCTGGGCATCGTTAGTTTGTCGTGGTCATGCTGGGCCTCTTATTCTCGCTAG